From the Pseudoalteromonas tunicata genome, one window contains:
- a CDS encoding helix-turn-helix domain-containing protein, which translates to MGFLDYISYPIIKKELYYRVRCIVYPNDYQEYESNSIDYNIDIKSKLIEKTECYLKENLANNINLDVLTRNVGTNRNKLNNLFKFYHGISVFDWLREQRMKKAAELLDKTSLNIMQISERVGYPDSNNFSTAFKRFYQLSPRQYRQKEKEMQPSKKYMHCAKV; encoded by the coding sequence ATTGGTTTTTTAGATTACATAAGCTACCCGATAATAAAAAAAGAGCTTTATTACAGAGTTAGATGCATTGTTTATCCTAATGACTATCAAGAGTATGAATCTAATTCTATAGATTACAACATTGATATTAAGTCTAAGTTAATTGAAAAAACAGAATGTTATCTTAAGGAAAACTTAGCTAATAATATTAACCTTGATGTATTAACACGTAATGTTGGTACTAATAGAAATAAGTTAAATAATCTATTTAAATTTTATCATGGCATAAGCGTTTTTGATTGGCTCAGAGAGCAGCGAATGAAAAAAGCCGCCGAACTTTTAGATAAAACCTCCCTTAATATTATGCAAATATCCGAAAGAGTTGGTTACCCCGATTCAAATAATTTTTCTACTGCATTTAAACGATTTTATCAATTATCACCAAGGCAATATCGTCAAAAAGAAAAAGAGATGCAACCATCAAAGAAGTATATGCATTGCGCAAAGGTTTAA
- a CDS encoding PKD domain-containing protein, with protein MKLRFLIPVLSIFYAATAIANIDELHVLRVAAASGEASKTTIGKQAASNLVLSSQFSALSNQGLVISHKLSHPNADYIKLHFKNVQLAGSAKLVIRNPDNTERYEYTVNNMSLATKDTTLGDDGISSFSAMSISNDSVIIEYYPDENTADQHTEFGVIDSYFYGTESVIPANINQNDASLLSTCGVNERQDVQCWANSHPTEFDRSRPVARLVIGGRSLCTGWRVGADNKMFTNNHCVETAGELASTEVWFNYQQKSCNGSTREAVVKVTGNQFFKTDYTLDYTLFSVNDFSSISQFGYLGLDVRDALQGERIYIPQHGSGNPKELAIESDQDSNGLCQVNAASTNGRGTGTDIGYNCDTIGGSSGSPVLAGVTNKVIALHHLGGCYNKGAKISKIWPQVSTYFNGEIPIGDDNDSSNPIARFTYNCNFEQCSFDGSGSSSAGSINSYSWQFGDNQTDSGSQVTHTFSAAGNYSVSLTVLDSNNQSHTVTQQVAVTSDNTIPDDELAKGQAKEGLSGTMSSEVFYYFDVPSGASNIRVTLSNGTGDADLYVKKGSKPTSTSYDCRPFKNGNNESCTLTGGEGRYHVMLKGYRSYSGVSLLADYTSN; from the coding sequence ATGAAATTACGTTTTTTAATACCAGTATTAAGTATTTTTTATGCCGCAACGGCTATTGCAAATATCGATGAGTTACACGTTTTAAGAGTGGCAGCCGCATCAGGTGAAGCGAGCAAAACCACAATAGGTAAACAAGCTGCGAGTAATTTGGTACTGAGTAGCCAATTTAGCGCTTTATCAAATCAAGGTTTAGTCATAAGCCATAAGCTTAGTCATCCAAATGCAGATTACATCAAACTACATTTTAAAAATGTTCAATTAGCAGGCAGTGCCAAACTAGTTATACGTAATCCTGATAATACTGAACGTTATGAATACACAGTAAATAATATGAGCTTAGCCACTAAAGATACCACATTAGGTGATGATGGTATTTCGTCTTTCTCGGCCATGTCTATTTCAAATGACAGCGTTATTATTGAATATTATCCTGATGAAAATACCGCAGATCAGCACACAGAATTTGGTGTAATAGACAGCTATTTTTATGGTACTGAAAGTGTGATCCCTGCCAATATCAATCAAAATGATGCGTCCCTTCTTTCAACTTGTGGGGTGAACGAGCGACAAGATGTACAGTGTTGGGCCAATAGTCACCCTACAGAGTTTGATCGCAGTCGTCCCGTTGCTCGCTTAGTGATAGGCGGGCGCAGTTTGTGTACTGGCTGGCGTGTTGGTGCAGATAACAAAATGTTTACAAATAACCATTGTGTTGAAACCGCAGGTGAGTTGGCGTCGACAGAAGTATGGTTCAATTATCAGCAAAAAAGTTGTAATGGAAGTACCCGAGAAGCGGTAGTTAAAGTTACTGGGAACCAGTTCTTCAAAACAGATTATACGCTTGATTACACCTTATTTAGTGTGAATGATTTTTCTTCTATCTCGCAGTTTGGTTATTTAGGACTGGATGTACGTGATGCGTTGCAAGGTGAACGAATCTATATTCCTCAGCATGGTTCGGGTAATCCAAAAGAGCTCGCTATCGAGTCAGATCAAGATAGTAACGGCTTATGCCAAGTTAATGCCGCGTCGACCAATGGTCGAGGCACTGGCACTGACATAGGTTATAATTGCGATACAATTGGTGGCTCATCGGGCTCACCTGTTTTGGCTGGTGTGACTAATAAGGTTATTGCCTTACATCATTTAGGCGGTTGTTATAATAAAGGCGCAAAAATTAGTAAGATTTGGCCCCAAGTTTCAACTTATTTTAATGGCGAGATACCGATAGGTGATGATAATGATAGCAGTAATCCTATCGCTCGATTCACATACAACTGTAATTTTGAGCAATGCAGCTTTGATGGAAGCGGATCAAGTTCAGCTGGCTCAATTAATTCTTACAGTTGGCAGTTTGGCGATAATCAAACTGACTCAGGTTCACAAGTTACACATACATTTTCAGCTGCTGGCAACTATTCAGTTAGCCTTACGGTACTTGATTCTAATAATCAAAGCCATACCGTGACTCAGCAAGTTGCTGTTACTTCAGATAATACAATCCCTGATGATGAATTAGCCAAAGGCCAAGCCAAAGAAGGGTTGAGTGGCACGATGAGTTCTGAGGTTTTTTACTATTTTGATGTGCCAAGTGGTGCAAGCAATATTCGAGTGACGTTATCAAATGGGACTGGTGATGCTGATTTATATGTAAAAAAAGGCAGTAAACCGACATCGACTAGTTATGATTGTCGCCCGTTTAAAAATGGCAATAACGAAAGTTGCACCTTAACAGGTGGTGAAGGACGATACCATGTGATGCTAAAAGGTTATCGTTCATATAGCGGGGTGAGCTTATTGGCCGATTATACCAGTAACTAA
- a CDS encoding RNA polymerase sigma factor, producing the protein MKKFIDQKNTVEKMREDSCTLIKELHNGIHCDWFFWIKYEKKIFNYCFYSLTKNNHHDAEDLARDTLLKAYEKLPLANPELAILGWLIKLAKNIYFDQLRKNKTQLKYNVTYFEDDSCEGDTLFKDECNRRKLILINKEISKITTEVRQITIDHLVNDKEYKAISLDYNISEAHARKLIFTSRQKIKSAFKKQI; encoded by the coding sequence ATGAAAAAGTTTATTGACCAAAAAAACACAGTTGAAAAGATGCGTGAAGATAGTTGCACCTTGATAAAGGAGTTACACAATGGCATTCATTGTGATTGGTTTTTTTGGATTAAATATGAGAAAAAAATATTTAATTACTGCTTTTATAGTCTTACCAAAAATAATCATCACGATGCAGAAGATCTAGCGAGAGATACATTACTAAAAGCTTATGAGAAGTTGCCTTTAGCTAATCCAGAGTTAGCAATTTTGGGATGGTTAATAAAATTAGCAAAAAATATATATTTTGACCAATTAAGAAAAAACAAAACTCAATTAAAATATAATGTTACTTACTTTGAAGATGACAGCTGTGAAGGTGATACGCTTTTTAAAGATGAATGTAACAGAAGGAAGTTGATATTAATTAATAAAGAAATATCAAAGATAACGACCGAAGTTCGACAAATCACTATTGATCACTTAGTAAATGATAAAGAATATAAGGCAATTAGTTTGGATTACAATATATCAGAAGCACACGCTAGAAAACTTATCTTTACCAGTAGGCAGAAAATAAAATCAGCGTTCAAGAAACAAATTTAA